TATTTAAGCAAGTCAACTTGCCTTTTGAAGTGGAGTGTGCTAAGATGGCTCACATGCCGGCGTGCGCCGGCCGCCAACAAAAAGACGCTGACCTCTCAGAAGGAGCTCGAAAATGGCGATAGTACGAGGCGTTCCCGATGGATTTCACACGCTCTCACCTTATTTGATCTGCAAAGACGCGACAAGGGCGATCGAGTTTTACAAGCGGGCTTTCGGCGCGACTGAGCTCAGCCGCACAACCGGACCCGGCGGTACGCTTATGAATGCGCAGCTGCGAATCGGCAACTCGATATTCATGCTCATGGAAGAAAATTTGGAATGGAAAGCGAGGTCGCCGCAAAGTTTGAACGGCTCGCCGGTCTCGATTCATCTCTACGTCGCGGATGCCGACAAAGTGTTCGGTCAGGCCGTTGCCGCCGGCGCATCCGTCAAAATGCCAATGGACGACATGTTTTGGGGTGACCGCTACGGATCAATCTCGGATCCTTTCGGCCACAGCTGGGACATCGCGACTCGTATTACGGACTTAACCGAGGCAGAAGCAAAACTAGCGAGCGACGAGTTCTTCTCGAAGATGCAGCACGCGTAGCGCTCACTTCGTTCCACCGCTTCGAACCCAATGACGAGCGCAAAACCAAAGAGCTGGCCGCGATCTCTCGCAGCCGGCTCTTTCAAACTATCCAGCGCCTTCCAACTCTCCCAACAGGTAAATCGCGAACGTGTTTTTCAGCGTGTCGTCCGCAACCGCAGTTTTAGTTTTCAGCACGCTTTCAGTCTCTCACTCTCTGCAAGGTGGGGATTCTCGATTTTCGGTTTGGTCCGATGCAAGTAGTTGCGAGAACCCAAATGAGACGAACATTCCACCGGGGAATTATGCGATTCGGGCAATAGCCTCCCGATTGGCCTTTAATGGCTGATGAGGGGGCGCTTTGTCACCCTCGGGCACAAGTTGGAGTGCACGTCATGCCAAAGCATATCCGTCTCGCAATGTACGCATCCGCCGTTGTCGCCTTCGCGGGCGGCTGCAGCGGCAGCCATGCTCTACCCGGGCTTCCCGTCAAATCGGCATCACTGGTGCATCGAAACGATTTCAATTTGCCGAGATATGTCATCGTCATGGTACAAGAGAACCGCAGCGTCGATAATCTCTTCCAGACGCAGCCGGGCGTCGACACCCAAAATTTCGGCATTGACTCGCACAACAATCGTATTCCACTCAAAGAGATCAAATTGGGGACGGCTTTTTCCTGTGCTCACACGCATGCGGCGTTTG
This sequence is a window from Candidatus Eremiobacteraceae bacterium. Protein-coding genes within it:
- a CDS encoding VOC family protein; translated protein: MAIVRGVPDGFHTLSPYLICKDATRAIEFYKRAFGATELSRTTGPGGTLMNAQLRIGNSIFMLMEENLEWKARSPQSLNGSPVSIHLYVADADKVFGQAVAAGASVKMPMDDMFWGDRYGSISDPFGHSWDIATRITDLTEAEAKLASDEFFSKMQHA